In the Henningerozyma blattae CBS 6284 chromosome 8, complete genome genome, one interval contains:
- the TBLA0H02410 gene encoding SNG1 family protein (similar to Saccharomyces cerevisiae SNG1 (YGR197C) and YJR015W; ancestral locus Anc_5.143): protein MANDDTHQVDTGIESTSHQLSRVSSSGQNSHVLNDNDSQLSFRGVSTSRTISPEPYSPQDPPLREATDKEEEDSEEAESPRLMSQMLSSSHNSAQLERKFSSDSDESNLSGATPLSLPSDTNRIKTRPMTLNGMSPATRGATTLQELETIIDIPSVTSTLPDIPPPPVRYSNLFCRELRPYWWKVTKNFLFTNILIGCFCISMLSIFWGANYRRSYYTFKINILCVIQDESILTEQLPTLIHHSSNCRWHIYNTTAFIEKFHLKHDEKIDKRVWDLVHGEKYWMSLNIKEGVTDALYQSLTNPFAPPFNSTHFFEVMYESSRDPTNLKASVLPKMQYVVGIYQQYYTSQILPEFIRNITRTTGQTVFDPRKMAGAGNINFEYRDNRPFTDYVLLGPLQVGLIYGLLLTAFQYSLYASMHDKMIKILSLKAMVFYRLIISWGTIFLLALFFTLVSIIFQVNFQLAFGNGGVVIYWMSTYMVMLALGGANENVMALIFAYCPQYLMVWLMTWIIINISPSFYPQVLDNRFYRYGYAMPIHNALDLSKVIFSNLARHKMGRNYSILFCWIALNTFCLPLVLWILYRKMISMLLK from the coding sequence ATGGCTAATGATGATACACATCAGGTTGATACAGGCATCGAATCCACTTCACACCAGCTGTCAAGAGTCTCATCTTCCGGTCAAAATAGTCATGTTTTGAACGATAATGATTCTCAATTATCTTTCAGAGGTGTCTCCACATCACGTACAATCTCTCCAGAACCATATTCTCCTCAAGATCCTCCTTTGAGAGAAGCCACCGATAAAGAGGAAGAGGATTCAGAAGAAGCTGAATCCCCTCGTTTGATGTCACAGATGTTATCTTCTAGTCATAACTCGGCACAGCTTGAGAGGAAGTTTTCTTCAGACTCTGATGAAAGTAATCTCTCGGGTGCCACCCCATTAAGTTTACCTTCCGACACAAATCGTATCAAGACCAGACCCATGACATTAAACGGAATGTCACCGGCGACAAGAGGTGCCACTACTTTACAAGAATTGGAAACAATCATCGATATCCCCTCGGTAACCTCTACGTTACCAGATATCCCTCCTCCTCCGGTCAGGTATTCGAACTTGTTTTGTAGAGAATTAAGACCTTATTGGTGGAAAGTGACCAAGAATTTCCTTTTCACCAACATTTTAATCGGTTGTTTTTGTATTTCCATGTTGTCCATCTTTTGGGGGGCTAATTATAGAAGATCCTATTATacctttaaaattaatattctgTGTGTCATTCAGGATGAATCTATTTTAACAGAACAACTCCCCACTTTAATCCATCATTCATCCAATTGTAGATGGCACATTTATAACACTACCGCTTTTATAGAAAAATTCCATTTAAAAcatgatgaaaaaatagataaaaGAGTTTGGGATTTAGTTCATGgtgaaaaatattggatgtcattaaatataaaagaagGTGTCACTGATGCCCTATATCAATCTTTGACAAACCCATTTGCCCCACCTTTCAATTCTACCcatttttttgaagttATGTATGAATCAAGTAGAGATCCTACGAATTTGAAAGCTTCTGTCTTACCCAAGATGCAATACGTGGTGGGGATTTATCAACAATATTATACTTCTCAAATCTTACCGGAATTCATCAGAAATATTACAAGAACCACAGGTCAAACTGTTTTTGATCCAAGGAAAATGGCAGGTGCAGGGAATATTAATTTCGAATATCGAGATAATAGACCTTTTACAGATTATGTATTATTAGGTCCTTTGCAAGTCGGTTTGATTTATGGTCTATTATTAACTGCATTCCAATATTCCTTGTATGCAAGTATGCATGATAAGatgattaaaattttatcattgaAGGCAATGGTTTTTTATAGATTGATCATCTCTTGGGGTACAATCTTTCTTCTGGCATTGTTCTTCACCTTAGTTTCCATTATTTTCCAAGTCAATTTCCAATTAGCATTTGGTAATGGTGGTGTTGTCATTTATTGGATGTCCACATATATGGTCATGTTAGCATTAGGTGGtgctaatgaaaatgtGATGGCTTTAATTTTTGCTTATTGTCCTCAATATTTAATGGTTTGGTTAATGACttggattattattaatatttcacCTTCATTTTATCCACAAGTCCTAGACAACAGATTTTATCGTTATGGTTATGCAATGCCCATCCATAACGCCTTAGATCTTTCAAAAGTCATTTTCTCAAATTTAGCAAGACATAAGATGGGTAGAAATTACAGTATCTTATTCTGTTGGATTGCATTAAACACCTTTTGTTTACCGCTTGTTCTATGGATCTTGTATAGAAAAATGATAAGCATGTTGCTAAAGTGA
- the TMA22 gene encoding Tma22p (similar to Saccharomyces cerevisiae TMA22 (YJR014W); ancestral locus Anc_5.144): MSGLQSVLYCGVCTYPIEYCEFSGKLKRCKKWLLDNHPDIYPKYYSNDSKDDELPAVDSSIGVEREEKLEKSLKKLELKEENKEKRELEKKLSSKIIIKRESRTKRKSIVVISGLEILEIDMKKLAKTFASKFATGCAVSKNAEKKDDIVIQGDVLDQMDSYIHGLLEQHGLKNVKVEIIDNSKKKKAEAPKPTK, from the coding sequence ATGTCTGGCCTTCAATCAGTTTTATACTGTGGAGTTTGTACTTATCCAATTGAATATTGTGAATTTTCAGGTAAATTAAAACGTTGTAAAAAATGGCTTTTAGATAATCATCCAGACATATatccaaaatattattcaaatgatagtaaagatgatgaattgcCAGCTGTTGATTCTAGTATTGGTGTCgaaagagaagaaaaattagaaaaaagtttaaagaaattagaaCTTAaggaagaaaataaagaaaaaagagaattagaaaaaaagttatcatctaaaattattataaagaGAGAATCACGTACCAAGAGAAAGTCTATTGTTGTTATTTCCGGATTAGAAATCTTAGAGATTGATATGAAGAAATTGGCCAAGACATTTGCGTCTAAATTTGCCACTGGTTGTGCTGTTTCTAAAAATGcagaaaagaaagatgaTATTGTCATTCAAGGGGATGTTTTAGATCAAATGGACAGTTATATCCATGGATTATTGGAACAACATGGGTTGAAGAATGTCAAGGTAGAAATCattgataattcaaaaaagaagaaagcTGAAGCTCCAAAACCTACTAAATAA
- the SKI6 gene encoding exosome non-catalytic core subunit SKI6 (similar to Saccharomyces cerevisiae SKI6 (YGR195W); ancestral locus Anc_5.146), whose translation MSRLEVYSPEGLRQDGRRWNELRRFDCSINTHAHTSDGSSYLEQGNNKVITIVKGPQEPPLKSQLDQTKATLNISLNITPFSKFERSKTQHKNEKRILELQTILIKTFKKNILMHLYPRTLIDIQIHVLQQDGSLLSCLINGITLALIDAGIAIYDFISGISIGLFNETPLLDLNSQEEIVMSSVTLGVVGNSEKLSLLFIEDKLPLDIMENVLAIGIAGAHRIKDLMDIELKRHAKERLLKQSK comes from the coding sequence ATGTCAAGATTAGAAGTTTATTCACCAGAAGGTTTACGTCAAGATGGCCGTCGTTGGAATGAATTAAGAAGATTTGACTGTTCAATAAATACACACGCACATACATCGGACGGTTCATCATATCTTGAGCaaggtaataataaagtgATCACTATAGTAAAAGGTCCACAAGAGCCTCCATTAAAATCTCAATTGGATCAAACTAAAGctactttaaatatttctttaaacaTTACaccattttctaaattcGAAAGATCAAAAACTCAacataaaaatgaaaaaaggATTTTAGAATTGcaaacaattttaattaaaacttttaagaaaaatattttaatgcaTTTATACCCAAGAACTTTGATAGATATTCAAATCCATGTTTTACAACAAGATGGTAGTTTATTATCTTGTTTGATCAATGGTATCACATTAGCCCTAATTGATGCTGGTATTGCGATATATGATTTTATCTCTGGGATTTCTATTGGTCTTTTTAATGAAACTCCATTATTGGATTTAAATTCTCAAGAAGAAATTGTAATGAGTTCTGTTACGTTGGGGGTAGTTGGTAACTCAGAAAAGTTatcgttattatttattgaagataaattaCCATTAGATATAATGGAAAATGTATTAGCTATAGGGATAGCTGGTGCTCATAGAATTAAAGACTTGATGGATATAGAATTGAAAAGGCATGCTAAGGAGAGATTATTGAAACAAAGTAAATAA
- the TBLA0H02440 gene encoding uncharacterized protein — protein sequence MNSPTTPLEEPIILEKVLLKFKISIIQYIKTLLQLINKYYSVSQLIIEQTNKLLKDIEKIQFNINNIKERKTTFNKFINICDLLSFSIVKNSGNEISNKMKLCLHNCNIGLHTAVSFVHGIPAIAIPSNDSSSTSNSKTNNRLARPVTAMTHVLDDLTSCWRVQVDMLEHLVFSTPRMVSETEDGHNNSDQPPLQFQPKESRGENPAMKC from the coding sequence ATGAATAGTCCAACGACTCCTTTGGAAGAACCAATCATATTAGAGAAAGTACTTTTGAAGTTCaaaattagtattattCAATACATCAAAACATTATTGCAATTgatcaataaatattacAGTGTAAGTCAATTAATAATCGAGCAAACCAACAAACTACTAAAAGACATCGAGAAGattcaatttaatatcaataacaTTAAGGAACGGAAGACCacattcaataaatttatcaatatttgtGACCTTTTAAGCTTCAGTATTGTTAAGAACAGCGGCAATGAGATCAGCAACAAAATGAAACTGTGTCTGCATAACTGTAATATTGGCTTGCATACAGCGGTGTCCTTTGTACATGGAATTCCTGCCATCGCTATACCAAGCAATGACAGTTCCAGCACTTCCAATTCCAAGACCAACAACCGATTAGCACGCCCTGTTACCGCCATGACACACGTTCTTGATGACTTGACAAGCTGTTGGCGGGTACAGGTCGATATGTTGGAGCACCTTGTTTTTTCTACACCTCGAATGGTCTCTGAAACGGAAGATGGACATAATAACAGTGATCAACCTCCATTACAATTCCAACCAAAAGAAAGTAGGGGCGAGAACCCAGCCATGAAATGCTAA
- the TBLA0H02450 gene encoding type I glyceraldehyde-3-phosphate dehydrogenase (similar to Saccharomyces cerevisiae TDH3 (YGR192C) and TDH2 (YJR009C); ancestral locus Anc_5.155) yields MVRVAINGFGRIGRIVLRIALQRKDIEVVAVNDPFIATDYAAYMFKYDSTHGRYPGPVTHDATSIIIDGKKIAVYQERDPANLPWGKDKIDIAIDSTGVFKELDSAQKHIDAGAKRVVITAPSSTAPMFVVGVNEETLKADQTIVSNASCTTNCLAPLAKVINEAFGIEEGLMTTVHSMTATQKTVDGPSHKDWRGGRTASDNIIPSSTGAAKAVGKVLPVLNGKLTGMSFRVPTVDVSVVDLTVKLEKATTYDEIKKVIKAASEGKLKGVLGYTEDSVVSSDFLGDSHSSIFDAAAGIMLSPKFVKLVSWYDNEFGYSTRVVDLVERVAALI; encoded by the coding sequence atgGTCAGAGTTGCTATTAACGGTTTCGGTAGAATCGGTAGAATTGTCTTAAGAATTGCTTTGCAAAGAAAAGACATTGAAGTTGTCGCTGTCAACGATCCATTCATTGCTACCGACTACGCCGCTTACATGTTCAAGTATGATTCTACTCACGGTAGATACCCAGGTCCAGTTACCCACGATGCTACCTCCATTATCATCGATGGTAAGAAGATTGCTGTTTACCAAGAAAGAGACCCAGCTAACTTACCATGGGGTAAAGACAAGATTGATATCGCTATCGACTCCACTGGTGTCTTCAAGGAATTAGACTCTGCCCAAAAACACATTGACGCTGGTGCCAAGAGAGTTGTCATCACCGCTCCATCTTCTACTGCTCCAATGTTCGTTGTTGGTGTTAACGAAGAAACTTTGAAGGCTGACCAAACCATTGTCTCCAATGCTTCTTGTACTACCAACTGTTTGGCTCCATTGGCTAAGGTCATCAACGAAGCTTTCGGTATTGAAGAAGGTTTAATGACCACTGTCCACTCTATGACTGCTACTCAAAAGACTGTCGATGGTCCATCCCACAAGGACTGGAGAGGTGGTAGAACTGCTTCTGACAACATTATCCCATCTTCCACCGGTGCTGCCAAGGCTGTCGGTAAGGTCTTGCCAGTCTTAAACGGTAAGTTGACCGGTATGTCTTTTAGAGTCCCAACTGTTGATGTTTCCGTTGTCGATTTAACTGTTAAGTTAGAAAAGGCTACCACCTACGATGAAATCAAGAAGGTTATCAAGGCCGCTTCTGAAGGTAAATTAAAGGGTGTCTTAGGTTACACTGAAGACTCCGTTGTTTCCTCTGATTTCTTGGGTGACTCTCACTCTTCCATCTTCGATGCTGCCGCTGGTATCATGTTATCTCCAAAGTTCGTTAAGTTGGTTTCCTGGTACGATAACGAATTCGGTTACTCCACCAGAGTTGTCGACTTAGTTGAACGTGTTGCCGCTTTGATCTAA